A single region of the Lepus europaeus isolate LE1 chromosome 1, mLepTim1.pri, whole genome shotgun sequence genome encodes:
- the SSB gene encoding lupus La protein, with product MAENGDSEKMAALEAKICHQIEYYFGDFNLPRDKFLKEQIKLDEGWVPLEIMIKFNRLNRLTTDFNVIVEALSKSKAELMEISEDKTKIRRSPSKPLPEVTDEYKNDVKNRSVYIKGFPTDATLDDIKEWLEDKGQVLNIQMRRTLHKAFKGSIFVVFDSIESAKKFVETPGQKYKDTDLLILFKEDYFAKKNEERKQNKVEAKLRAKQEQEEKQKLAEDAEMKSLEEKIGCLLKFSGDLDDQTCREDLHILFSNHGEIKWIDFVRGAKEGIILFKEKAKEALDKAKDANNGNLQLRNKEVTWEILEGEVEKTALKKIIEDQQESLNKWKSKGRRFKGKGKANKAAPPAPAKGKVEFQGKKTKFDSDDERNENGAAGPVKRAREETDKEEPASKQQKTENGAGDQ from the exons TATTATTTTGGAGACTTCAATTTGCCACGGGAcaaatttttaaaggaacaaaTCAAACTGGATGAAGGTTGGGTACCTTtggaaataatgataaaatttaacag gttAAACCGCCTCACAACAGATTTTAATGTAATAGTTGAAGCATTGAGCAAATCCAAGGCAGAACTCATGGAAATTAGTGAAGATAAAACTAAAATCAGAAGATCTCCAAGCAAACCCCTTCCTGAAGTGACTGATGAGTATAAAAATGATGTGAAAAACAGATCTGTTTATATT AAAGGCTTCCCAACTGATGCAACCCTTGATGACATAAAAGAGTGGTTAGAAGATAAAGGCCAAGTGCTAAATATTCAGATGAGAAGAACACTGCACAAAGCATTTAAG ggATCAATATTTGTTGTGTTTGATAGTATTGAATCTGCTAAGAAGTTTGTAGAGACCCCTGGCCAGAAGTACAAAGACACAGACCTGCTGATACTTTTCAA GGAAgattattttgcaaaaaaaaatgaagaaagaaagcaaaataaagtgGAAGCTAAATTAAGAGCTAAACA agaacaagaagaaaaacaaaagttagCAGAAGATGCTGAAATG AAATCTCTAGAAGAAAAGATTGGATGCTTGCTGAAATTTTCGGGTGACTTAGATGATCAGACCTGTAGAGAAGATTTGCACATCCTTTTCTCAAACCATGGTGAAATAAAATGGATAGACTTTGTCAGAGGAGCAAAAGAG GGAATAATTCTATTTAAAGAAAAGGCCAAGGAAGCACTAGATAAAGCCAAAGATGCAAATAATGGTAACCTACAATTAAGGAACAAAGAAGTGACTTGGGAAATACTAGAAGGAGAGGTGGAAAAAACagcattgaaaaaaatcatagaagatcAACAAGAATCATTAAACAAATGGAAGTCAAAAG GTCGCAGAtttaaagggaaaggaaaggcaaATAAAGCTGCTCCACCTGCGCCTGCTAAAGGAAAAGTAGAGTTTcaagggaagaaaacaaaatttgataGTGATGATGAACGCAATGAAAATGGTGCAGCTG GTCCAGTGAAAAGAGCAAGAGAAGAAACAGACAAAGAAGAACCTGcatcaaaacaacagaaaacagaaaatggtgCTGGAGACCAATAG
- the METTL5 gene encoding rRNA N6-adenosine-methyltransferase METTL5 produces MKKLRLKELESRLQQVDGFESPKLLLEQYSTRPHIAACMLYTIHNTYDDIENKVVADLGCGCGVLSIGTAMLGAGLCVGFDIDEDALEIFNRNVEEFELTNVDMVQCDVCTLPNRMPKSFDTVIMNPPFGTKKNKGTDMAFLKTALEMARTAVYSLHKSSTREHIQKKAAEWKIKIDIIAELRYDLPASYNFHKKQSVDIEVDLVRFSF; encoded by the exons atgaagaaattaaggcTGAAGGAACTAGAGAGTCGCCTTCAACAAGTGGATGGATTCGAAAGCCCCAAGCTCCTTTTAGAACAGTATTCGACGAGGCCGCACATTGCAG catGTATGCTGTATACAATCCATAATACATATGATGACATTGAAAATAAAGTGGTTGCAGATCTAGGATGTGGTTGTGGAGTGCTTAGCATCGGAACTGCGATGTTAGGAGCAGG ATTGTGTGTTGGATTTGACATAGATGAAGATGCACTGGAAATATTTAACAGGAATGTGGAAGAGTTTGAGTTAACAAATGTTGACATGGTTCAGTGTGATGTGTGCACATTACCTAATAGAATGCCCAAGTCTTTTGATACAGTAATCATGAATCCTCCCTTTGGGACCAAAAAGAATAAAG GGACAGACATGGCTTTTCTCAAGACTGCTTTGGAAATGGCAAGAACAGCAGTGTACTCTCTACACAAATCCTCAACTAGAGAA CATATCCAAAAGAAAGCTGCTGAATGGAAAATCAAGATAGATATAATTGCAG AACTTCGATATGACCTTCCAGCATCATACAACTTTCATAAAAAGCAATCA GTGGATATTGAAGTGGACCTAGTTCggttctctttttaa